The following are encoded in a window of Narcine bancroftii isolate sNarBan1 chromosome 2, sNarBan1.hap1, whole genome shotgun sequence genomic DNA:
- the LOC138753787 gene encoding mRNA decay activator protein ZFP36L1-like isoform X1, giving the protein MSTKLVSCFYDIGEVLCKNKMMSYNNMNTSSTGVPLLDRKAVGTPTVADYQRLHSVTLSNTNSKFTQNQFLNSLKLDQTTGNGVANKENKFRDRSFSETGLKPQSQVNSSRYKTELCRPFEENGSCKYGDKCQFAHGIHELRSLARHPKYKTELCRTFHTIGFCPYGPRCHFIHNAEERRTASSHDQHHLPLSPSNKVDRPCLQHSYSFPGFSSSTSGLLDSPTSITPPPIFNADDLSCSPTLPSCASNPFTYSSQELASLFAPGMRIQVPVSCAGSGAHSPSSFLLRPLAESPQLFEHSPSPPDSMSDDCLSSSGSVSGSESPTLDFNKRLPIFSRLSISDD; this is encoded by the exons ATGTCCACGAAATTAGTCTCTTGTTTCTACGATATTGGAGAAGTTTTatgcaag AACAAGATGATGAGTTACAACAACATGAACACCAGCAGCACTGGGGTGCCCCTGCTGGACAGGAAGGCAGTTGGCACACCTACAGTGGCTGACTACCAGAGGCTGCATTCAGTCACCCTCAGCAACACTAACTCCAAGTTCACACAGAACCAGTTCCTCAACAGCCTGAAGCTGGACCAGACCACCGGCAATGGAGTGGCCAACAAGGAGAACAAGTTCCGGGATCGCTCCTTCTCTGAGACTGGCCTTAAGCCACAGAGCCAGGTCAACTCCAGCCGCTACAAGACTGAGTTGTGCCGTCCCTTTGAGGAGAATGGTTCGTGCAAGTACGGCGACAAGTGCCAGTTTGCCCATGGCATCCATGAGCTGAGGAGCTTGGCCCGCCATCCCAAGTACAAGACAGAGCTCTGCCGCACCTTCCACACCATCGGCTTTTGCCCCTATGGACCCCGCTGCCACTTCATccacaatgcagaagagaggcgCACAGCTTCCAGCCATGACCAGcaccacctccctctctccccctccaacaAGGTGGACCGGCCTTGCCTTCAGCACAGCTACAGCTTCCCTGGCTTCTCCAGTTCCACCAGCGGGCTGCTGGACAGTCCCACCTCCATCACCCCTCCGCCCATCTTCAATGCAGACGACCTGAGCTGCTCTCCCACTTTGCCGAGCTGTGCCAGCAACCCCTTCACCTATTCAAGCCAGGAGCTGGCCAGCCTCTTCGCCCCCGGCATGAGGATCCAAGTCCCCGTATCGTGTGCCGGCAGTGGCGCCCACTCCCCAAGTTCGTTCCTGCTCCGGCCTTTGGCCGAGTCGCCCCAGCTATTCGAACATTCACCCAGCCCCCCAGACTCCATGTCTGACGATTGCCTCAGCAGCTCCGGCAGTGTGAGCGGCTCTGAGTCGCCCACCCTTGACTTCAACAAGCGCCTTCCCATCTTTAGCAGACTCTCCATTTCTGATGACTAG
- the LOC138753787 gene encoding mRNA decay activator protein ZFP36L1-like isoform X2 yields the protein MMSYNNMNTSSTGVPLLDRKAVGTPTVADYQRLHSVTLSNTNSKFTQNQFLNSLKLDQTTGNGVANKENKFRDRSFSETGLKPQSQVNSSRYKTELCRPFEENGSCKYGDKCQFAHGIHELRSLARHPKYKTELCRTFHTIGFCPYGPRCHFIHNAEERRTASSHDQHHLPLSPSNKVDRPCLQHSYSFPGFSSSTSGLLDSPTSITPPPIFNADDLSCSPTLPSCASNPFTYSSQELASLFAPGMRIQVPVSCAGSGAHSPSSFLLRPLAESPQLFEHSPSPPDSMSDDCLSSSGSVSGSESPTLDFNKRLPIFSRLSISDD from the coding sequence ATGATGAGTTACAACAACATGAACACCAGCAGCACTGGGGTGCCCCTGCTGGACAGGAAGGCAGTTGGCACACCTACAGTGGCTGACTACCAGAGGCTGCATTCAGTCACCCTCAGCAACACTAACTCCAAGTTCACACAGAACCAGTTCCTCAACAGCCTGAAGCTGGACCAGACCACCGGCAATGGAGTGGCCAACAAGGAGAACAAGTTCCGGGATCGCTCCTTCTCTGAGACTGGCCTTAAGCCACAGAGCCAGGTCAACTCCAGCCGCTACAAGACTGAGTTGTGCCGTCCCTTTGAGGAGAATGGTTCGTGCAAGTACGGCGACAAGTGCCAGTTTGCCCATGGCATCCATGAGCTGAGGAGCTTGGCCCGCCATCCCAAGTACAAGACAGAGCTCTGCCGCACCTTCCACACCATCGGCTTTTGCCCCTATGGACCCCGCTGCCACTTCATccacaatgcagaagagaggcgCACAGCTTCCAGCCATGACCAGcaccacctccctctctccccctccaacaAGGTGGACCGGCCTTGCCTTCAGCACAGCTACAGCTTCCCTGGCTTCTCCAGTTCCACCAGCGGGCTGCTGGACAGTCCCACCTCCATCACCCCTCCGCCCATCTTCAATGCAGACGACCTGAGCTGCTCTCCCACTTTGCCGAGCTGTGCCAGCAACCCCTTCACCTATTCAAGCCAGGAGCTGGCCAGCCTCTTCGCCCCCGGCATGAGGATCCAAGTCCCCGTATCGTGTGCCGGCAGTGGCGCCCACTCCCCAAGTTCGTTCCTGCTCCGGCCTTTGGCCGAGTCGCCCCAGCTATTCGAACATTCACCCAGCCCCCCAGACTCCATGTCTGACGATTGCCTCAGCAGCTCCGGCAGTGTGAGCGGCTCTGAGTCGCCCACCCTTGACTTCAACAAGCGCCTTCCCATCTTTAGCAGACTCTCCATTTCTGATGACTAG